A stretch of DNA from Streptomyces xanthii:
CTGTGCGCACGCCTTGGCCAGCTGCTGCTCTTCCTCGGAGAGAGTGGGGCCAGGGGTGGGCTTGGGAGATTGCGATGACTTGGCCTTGCCGGACGGCGACTGCGACGGGCCGGGCGAGGGCGCCTTGCGGAACGAGGCCTTGGACGCGGTGCCGCCCGAGGTCGTGCCGCCCGCTTCGCCCTCACCGGACTTCGCGTTGCTCTCGCTCTCGGCCTGCTGCCGCTCGGCCTGCTTCTTGCACGCGGTGGCCTGCGCCGACAGCTCGACGATCTTGTCCTGCGCGGCCGCCAGGTCGCCTTCGGCGATGGTCGACTCGACCTGCTTGCGCTGGTAGGGCGGCAGGTACTTGAGTTCGATCTCCGGGTGGTCCTTCTCGACCGCGGACAGGCTCACCCAGGCGAGGTCCTGATTGATGCCGCGGTAGAGCGCCACGTGCTCGTCGTTCGAGCCGACGAAGTACTGGGTCTGCGTCCAGCGGTAGCCGCCGTACAGGCCGCCGCCGATGACCGCGAGCGCCAGCACCGAGTACAGCGAGCGCTTGAGCCACTTCCGGCCGCGCCGCGGCTTCACGAAGTCCTCGTCCGCGTACGCGCCGAAGCCCCCCTCGGGCGCGTAGCCGACGTTGTCGCCGCTGCCGGGCGGGCCGAACTCGCCGCCGCCCCCGCCCTGTCCGGGCGCGGGCCTGCCGAGTCCCGCGGCCCGTCCGGCCGGGGTCTCCATGGCGCCGCCGTCGTGCGGCTGGTGCTGGTTCTCCGCGACCGCGCCGACGATGACCGGGGCGTCCGAGAGCTGTCCCGCGAGGGTGTCGCCGCTGTCGATGTCGAGGACGTCGGCGACGATCACCGTGATGTTGTCGGGGCCGCCGCCGCGCAGCGCCAGCTGGATCAGGTCCTGGACCGTCTCCTGCGGGCCCTGGTAGCTGGCGAGCGTCTCCTCCATCGTCTGGTGCGAGACGACGCCGGACAGGCCGTCCGAGCAGATCAGGTAGCGGTCGCCCGCGCGCACCTCGCGGATCGAGAGATCCGGCTCGACGTGGTCGCCGGAGCCCAGCGCACGCATCAGCAGCGAGCGCTGCGGGTGCGTGGTGGCCTCCTCCTCGGTGATGCGGCCCTCGTCGACGAGGCGCTGCACCCACGTGTGGTCCTGCGTGATCTGGGTCAGCACGCCGTCGCGCAGCAGGTAGGCGCGCGAGTCGCCGACGTGCACGAGGCCGAGCCGCTGGCCGGTCCACAGCAGGGCGGTCAGGGTGGTGCCCATGCCCTCGAGCTGGGGGTCCTCCTCGACCATCATGCGCAGCTGGTCGTTGGCCCGCTGCACGGCGGTGCCGAGCGAGGTCAGGATGTCCGACCCCGGCACGTCGTCGTCGAGCGCGACGATCGTGGAGATCACCTCGGAGCTGGCCACCTCACCGGCGGCCTGGCCCCCCATGCCGTCGGCGATCGCGAGCAGCCGGGGACCGGCGTAACCGGAGTCCTCGTTGCCCTCGCGGATCATTCCTTTGTGCGATCCGGCGGCGAAGCGCAGTGACAGACTCATGCGCACCTCGCCCGTCGGCTCCGGGTACATCCGCACGGTGCCCACCCTCCGGTCGGGAGCGCGCCGAAGTCCCCCGCGGGGACTGCCGCGCCGGCTCGCTCGCTCCGCTCGCGCTCATTCATGACGTAGCACTACTTCCGCAGCTCGATGACGGTCTTGCCGATGCGGATCGGCGCGCCCAGCGGGATCGGCTGGGGCGTCGTGAGGCGGGTCCGGTCGAGATACGTGCCGTTGGTGGACCCGAGATCCTCGACGATCCACTGGCCGTCCCGGTCCGGGTAGATCCTGGCGTGCCTGCTCGACGCGTAGTCGTCGTCCAGCACGATCGTGCTGTCGTGCGCGCGGCCCAGCGTGATGGTCTGCCCCTGCAGCGCCACCGTGGTGCCCGTGAGGGTGCCCTCGGAGACGACCAGCTTGGTCGGGGCGCCGCGGCGCTGGCGGCCGCCGCCCGACTGCTGCTGGCGCTGCTGCGGGGGCGCGGCCTGGCGGGCGGCCTGCTGCGCGCGCCCGCTCTCACGACGTGCGCCGCGCTGTGTGACACGCGTGCCGAACAGGTCGCTGCGGATGACCTGGACGGCCACGATCACGAACAGCCACAGAACGGCCAGGAAACCCAGCCGCATGACCGTCAGGGTCAGCTCTGACATTGCCCCCGCTTCACCCTTCGGCTTGCCGGTAAACGATGGTGGTGGAGCCCACGACGATCCGCGAGCCGTCGCGGAGCGTAGCGCGGGTGGTGTGCTGCCCGTCCACCACGATCCCGTTGGTGGATCCCAGATCCTGGATCGTCGAGGGCGTTCCGGTCCGGATCTCGCAGTGCCGGCGCGATACGCCGGGGTCGTCGATCCGCACGTCGGCCTCGGTGGAACGGCCGAGCACGAGGGTGGGGCGGGAGATCTGGTGCCGCGTGCCGTTGATCTCGATCCAGTGCCGCGTACGGGAGCCCGGCATCGGGCCCGCGCCGGGGCGCTGCGCCGCGGCGGCGGGCCCCGAGGGGGCGTGCGCCGGGCGGCCGGGAGGCGGTGCGGACGGCATCGGCGGCGCGGCGGCGGGCGGGTACCCGTAGCCGCCGGGCGCCTGGGCGGGCCGGGGTGCGGCACCGGGGTGCTGCGGCTCCGGCCGGTCCTGGCTGGTGGACGAGGCGAGGGTGCGGCTGCGCACGCGGTACAGACCCGTGTCCAGGTCGTCCGCCTTCTCCAGATGGACCTTGATGGGGCCCATGAAGGTGTAGCGCTGCTGCTTCGCGTAGTCGCGGACCATGCCGGACAGCTCGTCCCCGAGCTGGCCCGAGTAAGGGGCCAGTCGCTCGTAGTCGGGCGCGCTCAGCTCGACGATGAAGTCGTTGGGGACGACCGTCCGGTCCCTGTTCCAGATCGTCGCGTTGTTGTCGCACTCGCGCTGGAGGGCGCCGGCGATCTCGACGGGCTGGACCTCGGACTTGAAGACCTTGGCGAAGGTGCCGTTGACCAGCCCCTCGAGGCGTTGCTCGAACTTCTTCAGGACTCCCATGGGGCACCTCCTCCTTCGTAGCCGTCCTGCTTGTCGCTGTTGCCTTGCTCGCTCGTGCTGCCTACTTGGTACTGCTTACTGATCGTATCCACGCGTCGGGAAATCGGCTGGTTCCCCCTGTCCGCCCGGTCGATGAGTGTCGACGCTCACAGCCCCTGCCACGCCCCCGTCCACAGGGATCGTAGAGGGGGTCTCGGGACAGTGTCCCGTACGCGGCTGTGGAACCGGTCGGCCCGGACGTGACTCGTGGGCCGTCGCCGGCCGACGTGACCCGTGACCGCGGGTGCCCGCCGGAAACGGATGTGAATCCACCCTCCGCAGCGTGCTAATCTTCTGCATGTCGGAAGGCGCCGCGGCCCGAAAGGGAGCGGAGCCGGAGGACACACCCAATGCGCGGGTGGCGGAATAGGCAGACGCGCTGGATTCAGGTTCCAGTGCCCGCAAGGGCGTGGGGGTTCAACTCCCCCCTCGCGCACACAGCCGAGACGGGCTCATCGTGAAGACGATGGGCCCGTTTCGCGTTTCCGGGTGGCGTCGGCGTGGATGAACTCCGGCGGATCCGGCGCCTGTAGATGTGTCCTGTCTCACGTCGCGCTGTCGTGCGGTGTGAGACGGCGCAGAGCCCCGCGGACCGGGAAGGTCCGCGGGGCTCTGTCGTGCCGGTCCGTCGTGCCGGCGGCCGGGGTCAGGCGGCGTGCCGGGCGGCCGTCTCCTTGCCCTTGCGCTGGGCGTCCAGGAGGGCCTTCTCGCGGGAGGCCTCGAAGAGCGGGACGAGCTCGGCCATCGCCGGGTTCTGCGGGGCCATCGTCAGCTCCGGGACGATGAAGTCGAGGTCCAGGGCGAGGGTGTCGCGCAGCACGGCCTCCAGGTAGTTCTGCACGTACTCCATGCCCTCGCGCGGGGTGCCCGGCGCGTACGAGCCGCCGCGGCTGGCGACGACCGTGACCGGGGTGCCCTTGGCGGCCGGGGCCTCCACACCTGCGGTGCGGCCGAACAGGATCACGTTGTCGAGCCAGGCCTTCAGGGTCGACGGGATCGAGTAGTTGTACATCGGGGCGCCGATCAGGATGGCGTCCGCCCGCTCCAGCTCCTCGATGAGCTTCACGCGCTCGGCGAAGGCCGCCGCCTGCTCGGGGGTGTGCGCGGACGGATCGGAGAAGCCGGCCAGGTGGGCGTGGGCGCTCAGGTGCGGGACCGGGTTCGTGTCCAGGTCGCGGTAGACGACCGTGCCCTCGGGGTGCTGCTCCTGCCAGGCGTTGCGGAAGGCGTCCGTGACCGTGCGCGAGGAGGACGCGGCGCCGGGGAGGAGGGAGGAGTCGATGTGCAGAAGCGTGGCCATGGGGTCTCTCCCGGAGGTGAGGGTGGCGCAGCCGCGCCGTGAAGCGTGCTGCAGATGAGTATGTAGCTATTGATAACACAGGTACTTACTTTTTTTCATCCCCGTACGGGAACGCAGTACGCTGGGCGCATGGCCGGAAACGGGGAAGTCGCGGGAGTCGGGGCGCGGGCGGCCGTGCCCGGGGCGTGTTCGACGGTCGGCATCGGGATGACGCGGGTCTTCGCGCTGCTCGGAAAGCGCTGGACCGGGCTGGTCGTGGCCGTCCTCATGGAGGGGCCCGTGCACTTCTCGGATCTGCGCCGGGCCATCCCGGGGATCAGCGAGCGGATGCTCTCGGACCGGCTGACCGAGCTGGGGGGCGCGGGACTCGTCGTGCGGGAGGTCGACGCGGGGCCGCCGCTGCGGGTCGCCTACCGGCTGACCGAGGCCGGTGAGGCGTTGCAGCCGGCGCTGCGGGAGCTGGGGGACTGGGCCGAGCGGTATCTCGGGGTGCCCGAAGGGAAGGGTTGCTCGGAGTAGCGGCTTCGGGAGGCCCGGGGGCGCGGGCCGGGGCCTGGAGTCCGGGGGCTCGTTCTTCGCGGACTCGGGGGTGCCTGCTCCGGGGTTTCGGGGGCTTGTTCTCCCGGCTCGGGTGAGGGGCTTGTGCACAGGCCGTGGGTTTTCCACAGGCTCTGACGGGGATTTTCGCGCGGCGGTACGGTCGTGACCGATCAGAGTTCACAGGCAGCTGCCGGGCTGGGCGATGTGCCCGTCGGAGCGATGTACGGGGGAGGCGGTCTGCGTGGGCGGATCCGGGGACACGGTGGCGGCGGTGCCGCGGCAGGGCGACGGGCCGGACTCCGGCGCGGCCAGGAGGCTGCCGCGGGTGCCGGGGTTCGCACGGTTCGGCGGCGTCGGTGGCGAGGCGGCCGCGGTGGGCACGCCCAAGGAGGCCGGGAAGGCGCTGCGGCGCGGTGTGCCCCGGTCCTCGCACGCGGACTTCGCCCCGGACGCGGGCCGGCCGGACGCCGTCGCCGCCGTCGAGGAGTCGGGGCGGGGCCGGATACCCGAGCTGACCCCGCTGCGGGTCGGGCGGATGGTCGCGACCCCCTTCGCCTTCCTGCGCGGTTCGGCCGGCCTCATGGCGTACGACCTGGCGCGCACGCCGGTCACCGGCATCGGCGCGCAGATCTGCGGCGACGCCCACGCGGCGAACTTCGGCCTGTACGGGGACGCGCGCGGCGGACTGGTCATCGACCTGAACGACTTCGACGAGACCGTGCACGGCCCCTGGGAGTGGGACGTGAAGCGGCTCGCCACGTCCCTGGTGCTCGCCGGGCGAGAGGCCGGCGCCGACGAGGACACCTGCCGCAAGGCCGCCCACGACAGCGTCGGCGCCTACCGCCGCACGATGCGGCTGCTGGCGAGGCTGCCGGCGCTGGACGCCTGGAACGCGATCGCGGACGAGGAGCTCGTCTCCCACACCGACGCCCACGACCTGCTCGGCACCCTGGAGCGCGTCTCGGAGAAGGCGCGGAACAACACCAGTGGCCGCTTCGCCGCGAAGTCGACGGTGGAGGTGCCGGGCGGCGGGCGGCGGTTCGTGGACGCGCCGCCGGTGCTGCGCTCGGTCCCGGACGCCGAGGCCGCGTCCGTCGCCGCCGCGCTCGGCCCCTATCTGGAGACGCTGTCCGAGGACCGGCTGCCGCTGCTGGGGCGGTACGCGATCCACGACGTGGCGTTCCGCGTGGTCGGCACGGGCAGCGTCGGCACACGCTCGTACGTGGTGCTGCTGCTCGATCACCGGGGCGAGCCGCTGGTGCTGCAGGTGAAGGAGGCGCGGCCGTCCGTGCTGCTCCCGCATCTGCCGGCCGTCGGCTTCGCGGCGCCGGAGGCCGGGCACGAGGGACAGCGGGTGGTGCTCGGGCAGAAGCGGATGCAGGTGGTCAGCGACATGCTGCTCGGCTGGACGACGGTGGACGGACGGCCGTTCCAGGTGCGGCAGTTCAGGAACCGGAAGGGGGAGCGTGGACCCGGCCGCGCTCGCCGCCGACCAGGTCGACGACTACGCGCGGATGACCGGCGCGCTGCTCGCCCGCGCCCATGCGCACAGCGCGGACCCGCGGCTGGTCGCCGGCTACTGCGGCAAGAACGAGGAGCTGGACGAGGCCGTGGCGGCCTTCGCCGTGGCGTACGCGGACCGGACCGAGACTGATCACGGGGAGCTGGTGCGGGCCGTGCGCGAGGGGCGGACCGCGGCGGAGACCGGGGTGTGAGGCCCTGGCCAGGACAGGGCCTAGGCTGGACGGGTGACGACCCCGGAGAGCGACGTGGCAGAGCAGCAGGCGGAGGGGCGGCCCACGGACGGGCAGCCCGCGGGCGGCTCGGCCGAGCAGGCTCAGGACCGAAGCGAGGCGGCTCAGGACGGAGCCGGGCAGGCTCAGGAGCACGGCGAGCAGGAGCACGGCGAGCAGGCTCAGGGACGCGGTGAGCGGGCTCAGGAGCATGGCGGTGCGGCTTCCGGTGAGCAGGCCGGGGAGCGGCCCGAGGAGCGGCTCGAGCGGGCCGTGCGGGCCGCCGAGCAGGCGCTGATCGAGTTCGAGATCGCGGTGGAGACCTTCCGGGTCGAGGTGGAGAACTTCTCCCGGCTCCACCACCAGAAGCTCGGGCCGATGTACACGCGCCTCGACGAGCTGGAGGCCCTGATCGCCGAGGCGACCGCGGCCCGTACCGGTGACCCCGAGGACCGGGCGAAGGCCGAGGAGGCGCGGGCCCGGGTCATGCCGATGCCGGGGGTCGAGGAGCTGTTCCACGGCTGGATGGACGGGGACGGGCTGTTCCCCGAGGCCGTCGCCATGCTGACCGATCAGCCGGTGCGGCCGCCGCAGCGGGTGCGGCCGAGCGAGGAGGCCCGCAAGCTCTACCGCGAGCTGGCCCGCAAGGCGCATCCGGACCTGGCCCAGGAGGAGACGGAGCGGGCCCGGCGCGACGAGTTCATCGCGCGGGTCAACGCGGCGTACGGCCGGGGCGACGAGGCGCTGCTGCGCGAGCTCGCCGAGGAATGGGCCGCGGGGCCGGTGCCGCCGGAGCGGGAGCCGTCGCCGAGCGAGGAGCTCTACGCCCGCCTGGAGTGGCTGGCGCAGCGCAAGGAGCTGCTCACGGTCGTGGCCCGGGAGCTGGAGGAGAGCGCGATCGGCTCGATGCTGCGGATGGCGCCCGACGACCCGGACACCCTGCTCGACGAGATCGCCGAGCAGCTGCTCGCGCAGGTCGCGGAGCGCGAGGCGGAGCTGCGGCGGCTCACCTCGGCCTGAGCCCGTTTCCTCTTCGGGTAGCGTCGTACGCATGGTTTTCGGTTCTGGTGTGCCCACGGTCGCGGTCGACGAGCTCTCCGAGGGGGACTTCCTCCTCGATGTCCGTGAGGACGACGAATGGCGGGCGGGGCACGCCGAGGCGGCGCTGCACATCCCGATGAGCGAGTTCGTCGCCCGGTTCGGTGAGCTGACGGAGGCGGCGCCCCAGGACGGGCGGGTCAACGTGGTCTGCAAGGTCGGCGGCCGGTCCGCCCAGGTGACCGCCTACCTCGTGCAGCAGGGCATCGACGCGGTGAACGTGGCCGGTGGCATGGAGGCCTGGGCCGCGGCGGGGCGTCCCGTCGTGGACGGCGAGGGCAAGCCGGGCGCGGTGCTCTGACCTTTCCCGCGCGCGGTCGCCTCCTGGTTCTTGCGGTCGCTTCTCGATTCTTGCGGTCGGTCCTGTGACGCAGACCGACTGAGGGCCCCGGTTTTCGCCGGGGCCCTTCTGCGTGCCGGGCGCGGGTGCCGGCGTGCGGATGCGGTGCGGGCGCGGGTGGGGTCTCAGCCGAGGGGGTGGGCGGCCAGGAGGTCGCCCAGTGCCTCCTCGTGCGCGGCGGCCGGGCCGAGCGAGAGCTCCAGGTGCTTGGCCCAGGCGTGATAGCGGTGCAGCGGGTAGTCGGTGTCCGCGCCGAAGCCGCCGTGCAGGTGCTGGGCGGTCTGCACGATGCGGCGCACGCCCTCGGAGGCCCAGGTCTTGGCGACCGCCACGTCACCGGCCACGGGCAGCGCGCCCCCGGCCCCGCTGCTGATGCGCCAGGCGGCCTGCCACAGGGTGGCCTCCATGGCACGCAGGTCGATGTACCGGTCGGCGGCCTGCACGGCGACGGCCTGGAACGTGGCGATGGGGTGGCCGAACTGCTCGCGCTTGCCCGCGTAGTCGCTGGTCATCCGGAGCGCTCCGGTGCCGAGGCCGAGGGCGAGGGCGCAGGTGCCGGTGGCGAGGAGATCGTGCAGCCGGGGCCAGGCCTCGGGGGCCTCGATCATGTCCCGGGCCGCGACGCGTACGCCGTCCAGGCGGAGCTCGGCGAGGCGTTCGCCGGTGGTGGATACCTGCTCGTCGAAGGTGAGGCCCGGTGTCCGCGTGCCGGGCCCGGGGAGGACCGCGATCAGGGGAGTGCCCTCGCCGGTGTGCGCCGGGACGAGGATCCGGTCGGCGTTGAACGCCCAGGGCACCGCCGTCTGCACCCCGTCCAGGATCCAGTTTGCCGGCCCGTCGGCCTGATCCCCGGAGCCCTCCTGCCGTGCGGTGACCGCGAGTTCGGCAGGGTCGTGGCCGGTGCGGCCGGCCGAGGCGACGGTCAGCACGAGCTCGCCGCGCCCCGCGCCGGGCAGCAGCTCCTGCCGCAACTCCGCGCTGCCGTGGGCCTGTACGGCCGTGGCGGCCGCGCTGTGCTCGAGCAGCGGCAGCCGGGCCAGGACCTGCGCCGACTCGCGCAGCACCAGACACAGCGCCACGGCGTCGAGCCCGGCCCCGCCGTGCTCGGGCGCGATCACCAGGCTCAGCAGATCGGCGCCCGCGGCCTTGGCCCACAGGGCGCGGTCGAAGTCCTCGGCCACGGCCCCCGGAGTCAGCGAGGGGCTGGGCACCCCGTCCGGAGCGACCGGTGCGAACACCGCCTTCGCCGCCTCGGCGGCCGCCTCTTGCTCCTCGGAGAAGGTGAAGTCCACCGGCTGTCCCTCCCGTGCCTGCCCCGGCGGCTCTGCCTCGATCCGCCGGGCCGTAGCGGAATCTGACGGAGCGTCAAGATAGAACAGGTTCTATGAGAAGGGAACAGGAGGCGGGAGGAACAGGACGAGGGGCGCCGGGGTGGCCGAGGAGCGGGCGCCGGGGTGGCCGAAGGGCCGCGCGGCGCCCGGACTCAGCGGTCGAAGTCGAGCTCCACCTTCTCCGTGGTCGGGTGGGACTGGCAGGCCAGCACATATCCCGCCTCGGTCTCCTCGGGCTCCAGCGCGAAGTTCCGGTCCATCCGGACGGACCCCGCGACGAGGAACGCGCGGCAGGTCCCGCAGACGCCGCCCTTGCAGGCGTAGGGCGCGTCCGGCCGGTTGCGCAGAACCGTGTCCAGGAGGGACTCGCCGTCCTGGACGGGCCAGCTGCCCGCGCGGCCGTCGAGCTGCGCGGTGACCGTGGCGTGGGCGGGTGCCCCGGCCGCCGAACCGGGCCGGGCGGCGCCCTGGGCGTCGTCCACGTGGAAGATCTCCTCGTGGACGCGGTCGCGCCGCACGCCGAGGTCCCGCAGCGTCCGCTCGGCGCTCTGCACGAGCCCGTAAGGGCCGCACAGGAACCAGCCTGAGACCCGCTCGACCGGCAGCAGCGCCGGCAGCAGGGCCGACAGGCGCTCCTGGTCGAGGCGGCCCGAGGCGAGACCGGCCTGCTGCTCCTCCCGGGACAGTACGGTGACCAGCTGGAACCGGTCCGGGTAGCGGTCCTTCAGGTCGGCGACCTCCTCCAGGAACATCGTCGACGCGGTGGTGCGGTCGCTGCGGATCAGGCAGAACCGGGCCTCGGGCTCGCGCGCCAGCAGCGTCGCCGCGATGGAGAGCACCGGGGTGATCCCGCTGCCGCCGACCACCGCCGCGTAGTGCCCCGGCGCCGGGTCGAGGACGAAGCGCCCGGCCGGCGTCATCACCTCGACCTCGTCGCCCACGCCGATCTCCTTGTGGGCGTACGTGGAGAAGGCGCCGCCGTCGACCATGCGCACACCGACGCGCAGCGTGTCCGGTGCCGTGCCGGCCGGGGCGGGGGAGCAGATCGAGTACGTGCGGCGGATCTCGGCGCCCTCGGTCGTGCCGTCCGCGGTGCGGCGCAGGGCGAGGTGCTGGCCGGGGGTGAAGCGGTACGCCTCGCGCAGTTCGCTCGGCACCGCGAAGGTCAGGGCCACCGAGTCGTCGGTGAGCCGGTCGACCGCGGTGACCCGGAGCCGGTGGAAGCGGGCCCTTCCCGCTCCTTGTGCCATCACAGCTCCTTGAAGTGGTCGAAGGGTTCGCGGCAGGCCAGGCAGCGGCGCAGGGCCTTGCAGGCGGTGGACGAGAAGCGGCTGAGCAGCTCGGTGTCGGTCGAGCCGCAGTGCGGGCAGGCGAGCGGCTCCTCGGCCGGTGCGTCCGCGCCGGTGCGGCGGGTCGGGCTCAGCGTCAGGGCGACGGGCCCGGCGGGGGCGCGGGTGGTGCGGGGCGGCGCGATGCCGAACTCCCGGAGCTTGCGGCGGCCTTCGGGCGTGATGTCGTCCGTGGACCAGGCGGGGCTGAGCACCGGGCGGACGGTGA
This window harbors:
- a CDS encoding Stp1/IreP family PP2C-type Ser/Thr phosphatase, whose product is MSLSLRFAAGSHKGMIREGNEDSGYAGPRLLAIADGMGGQAAGEVASSEVISTIVALDDDVPGSDILTSLGTAVQRANDQLRMMVEEDPQLEGMGTTLTALLWTGQRLGLVHVGDSRAYLLRDGVLTQITQDHTWVQRLVDEGRITEEEATTHPQRSLLMRALGSGDHVEPDLSIREVRAGDRYLICSDGLSGVVSHQTMEETLASYQGPQETVQDLIQLALRGGGPDNITVIVADVLDIDSGDTLAGQLSDAPVIVGAVAENQHQPHDGGAMETPAGRAAGLGRPAPGQGGGGGEFGPPGSGDNVGYAPEGGFGAYADEDFVKPRRGRKWLKRSLYSVLALAVIGGGLYGGYRWTQTQYFVGSNDEHVALYRGINQDLAWVSLSAVEKDHPEIELKYLPPYQRKQVESTIAEGDLAAAQDKIVELSAQATACKKQAERQQAESESNAKSGEGEAGGTTSGGTASKASFRKAPSPGPSQSPSGKAKSSQSPKPTPGPTLSEEEQQLAKACAQQ
- a CDS encoding FHA domain-containing protein FhaB/FipA, whose product is MSELTLTVMRLGFLAVLWLFVIVAVQVIRSDLFGTRVTQRGARRESGRAQQAARQAAPPQQRQQQSGGGRQRRGAPTKLVVSEGTLTGTTVALQGQTITLGRAHDSTIVLDDDYASSRHARIYPDRDGQWIVEDLGSTNGTYLDRTRLTTPQPIPLGAPIRIGKTVIELRK
- a CDS encoding FhaA domain-containing protein, encoding MGVLKKFEQRLEGLVNGTFAKVFKSEVQPVEIAGALQRECDNNATIWNRDRTVVPNDFIVELSAPDYERLAPYSGQLGDELSGMVRDYAKQQRYTFMGPIKVHLEKADDLDTGLYRVRSRTLASSTSQDRPEPQHPGAAPRPAQAPGGYGYPPAAAPPMPSAPPPGRPAHAPSGPAAAAQRPGAGPMPGSRTRHWIEINGTRHQISRPTLVLGRSTEADVRIDDPGVSRRHCEIRTGTPSTIQDLGSTNGIVVDGQHTTRATLRDGSRIVVGSTTIVYRQAEG
- a CDS encoding FMN-dependent NADH-azoreductase; this translates as MATLLHIDSSLLPGAASSSRTVTDAFRNAWQEQHPEGTVVYRDLDTNPVPHLSAHAHLAGFSDPSAHTPEQAAAFAERVKLIEELERADAILIGAPMYNYSIPSTLKAWLDNVILFGRTAGVEAPAAKGTPVTVVASRGGSYAPGTPREGMEYVQNYLEAVLRDTLALDLDFIVPELTMAPQNPAMAELVPLFEASREKALLDAQRKGKETAARHAA
- a CDS encoding winged helix-turn-helix transcriptional regulator: MAGNGEVAGVGARAAVPGACSTVGIGMTRVFALLGKRWTGLVVAVLMEGPVHFSDLRRAIPGISERMLSDRLTELGGAGLVVREVDAGPPLRVAYRLTEAGEALQPALRELGDWAERYLGVPEGKGCSE
- a CDS encoding J domain-containing protein — encoded protein: MTTPESDVAEQQAEGRPTDGQPAGGSAEQAQDRSEAAQDGAGQAQEHGEQEHGEQAQGRGERAQEHGGAASGEQAGERPEERLERAVRAAEQALIEFEIAVETFRVEVENFSRLHHQKLGPMYTRLDELEALIAEATAARTGDPEDRAKAEEARARVMPMPGVEELFHGWMDGDGLFPEAVAMLTDQPVRPPQRVRPSEEARKLYRELARKAHPDLAQEETERARRDEFIARVNAAYGRGDEALLRELAEEWAAGPVPPEREPSPSEELYARLEWLAQRKELLTVVARELEESAIGSMLRMAPDDPDTLLDEIAEQLLAQVAEREAELRRLTSA
- a CDS encoding rhodanese-like domain-containing protein gives rise to the protein MVFGSGVPTVAVDELSEGDFLLDVREDDEWRAGHAEAALHIPMSEFVARFGELTEAAPQDGRVNVVCKVGGRSAQVTAYLVQQGIDAVNVAGGMEAWAAAGRPVVDGEGKPGAVL
- a CDS encoding acyl-CoA dehydrogenase family protein, translated to MDFTFSEEQEAAAEAAKAVFAPVAPDGVPSPSLTPGAVAEDFDRALWAKAAGADLLSLVIAPEHGGAGLDAVALCLVLRESAQVLARLPLLEHSAAATAVQAHGSAELRQELLPGAGRGELVLTVASAGRTGHDPAELAVTARQEGSGDQADGPANWILDGVQTAVPWAFNADRILVPAHTGEGTPLIAVLPGPGTRTPGLTFDEQVSTTGERLAELRLDGVRVAARDMIEAPEAWPRLHDLLATGTCALALGLGTGALRMTSDYAGKREQFGHPIATFQAVAVQAADRYIDLRAMEATLWQAAWRISSGAGGALPVAGDVAVAKTWASEGVRRIVQTAQHLHGGFGADTDYPLHRYHAWAKHLELSLGPAAAHEEALGDLLAAHPLG
- the paaE gene encoding 1,2-phenylacetyl-CoA epoxidase subunit PaaE; this encodes MAQGAGRARFHRLRVTAVDRLTDDSVALTFAVPSELREAYRFTPGQHLALRRTADGTTEGAEIRRTYSICSPAPAGTAPDTLRVGVRMVDGGAFSTYAHKEIGVGDEVEVMTPAGRFVLDPAPGHYAAVVGGSGITPVLSIAATLLAREPEARFCLIRSDRTTASTMFLEEVADLKDRYPDRFQLVTVLSREEQQAGLASGRLDQERLSALLPALLPVERVSGWFLCGPYGLVQSAERTLRDLGVRRDRVHEEIFHVDDAQGAARPGSAAGAPAHATVTAQLDGRAGSWPVQDGESLLDTVLRNRPDAPYACKGGVCGTCRAFLVAGSVRMDRNFALEPEETEAGYVLACQSHPTTEKVELDFDR
- the paaD gene encoding 1,2-phenylacetyl-CoA epoxidase subunit PaaD → MVTLAREQETPLEAELRRLAGSVPDPELPVLSLTELGVLRAVHSLGPGRVEVELSPTYTGCPAIEAMSADIERVLHEHGIPEVTVRPVLSPAWSTDDITPEGRRKLREFGIAPPRTTRAPAGPVALTLSPTRRTGADAPAEEPLACPHCGSTDTELLSRFSSTACKALRRCLACREPFDHFKEL